From a region of the Arachis ipaensis cultivar K30076 chromosome B09, Araip1.1, whole genome shotgun sequence genome:
- the LOC107617599 gene encoding LOW QUALITY PROTEIN: zeta-carotene desaturase, chloroplastic/chromoplastic (The sequence of the model RefSeq protein was modified relative to this genomic sequence to represent the inferred CDS: substituted 2 bases at 2 genomic stop codons; added 39 bases not found in genome assembly), with product MASLIQCPATSFSGTRFNKPLKSRVRCSLDSNVSDMSVNAPKGLFPPEPGHYRGPKLKVAIIGAGLAGMSTAVELLDQGHEVDIYESRTFIGGKVGSFVDKKGNHISITSVTSIKDKNLYYXLHLMCSFSLCIHSFHLLFLFLYLEXVGADNNLLVKDHTHTFVNKGGQIGELDFRFPVGAPLHGINAFLSTNQLKTYDKARNAVALALSPVVKALINPDAALRDIRNLDSISFSDWFISKGGTRMSIQRMWDPVAYALGFIDCDNISARCMLTIFALFATKTEASLLRMLKGSPDVYLSGPIQKYITDRGGRFHLRWGCREILYNRSSDGSTYVTGLAMSKATAKQIVHADAYVAACDVPGIKRLIPSEWREQKFFSNIYELVGVPVVTVQLRYNGWVTELQDLEKSRQLKQALGLDNLLYTPDADFSCFADLALTSPEDYYIEGQGSLLQCVLTPGDPYMPLPNDEIISRVAKQVLALFPSAQGLEVTWSSVVKIGQSLYREGPGKDPFRPDQKTPVKNFFLAGSYTKQDYIDSMEGATLSGRQASAYICDTGEELVDLRKVLATQFKDEIKFANIKDELSLV from the exons GGAACTCGTTTCAACAAGCCACTCAAGTCTCGTGTTCGTTGCTCGTTAGATTCTAATGTCTCCGACATGAGCGTCAACG CGCCGAAAGGGCTGTTTCCGCCGGAGCCGGGGCATTATCGAGGACCAAAGCTGAAAGTTGCCATCATTGGGGCTGGGCTTGCTGGCATGTCAACTGCAGTGGAACTCTTGGATCAAGGACACGAG GTGGATATATATGAGTCGAGGACTTTTATTGGTGGGAAAGTTGGTTCTTTTGTTGATAAGAAAGGAAACCACATAAGTATTACAAGTGTCACTTCTATCAAGGACAAGAACCTCTATTATTGACTTCACTTGATGTGTTCATTTTCGTTGTGTATCCATTCATtccacttgctttttctttttctttacctGGAATAGGTGGGTGCAGATAACAATCTACTTGTAAAGGATCACACTCACACTTTTGTAAACAAAGGGGGTCAAATAGGAG AACTAGATTTTCGCTTCCCAGTGGGAGCACCATTGCATGGGATAAACGCTTTTTTGTCCACAAATCAGCTTAAG ACTTATGATAAGGCTAGAAATGCTGTGGCTCTCGCACTGAGTCCAGTTGTCAAAGCTCTTATTAATCCAGATGCTGCATTGAGGGACATAAGGAATTTGGATAGT ATTAGCTTTTCAGACTGGTTTATATCCAAAGGTGGCACACGAATGAGTATTCAAAGGATGTGGGATCCAGTGGCCTATGCTCTTGGATTTATTGACTGTGATAATATCAGTGCACGTTGCATGCTCACCATATTTGCCTTGTTTGCTACAAAGACCGAGGCCTCCCTTTTGCGAATGCTGAAGGGTTCACCGGATGTTTATTTGAGTGGCCCTATCCAAAAGTACATTACAGATAGAGGGGGCAG GTTCCATCTTAGATGGGGTTGCAGAGAAATACTTTATAATAGGTCTTCTGATGGTAGTACTTATGTTACAGGACTTGCCATGTCAAAG GCTACTGCCAAGCAAATCGTGCATGCTGATGCTTACGTTGCTG CTTGTGATGTTCCCGGAATTAAAAGATTAATTCCTTCGGAGTGGAGGGAACAGAAGTTTTTCAGTAACATATACGAGCTTGTTGGAGTTCCTGTCGTCACAGTGCAACTCAGATACAACGGCTGGGTTACAGAGTTGCAGGATCTTGAAAAATCAAG GCAACTGAAGCAAGCTCTTGGGCTAGATAACCTTCTCTATACTCCGGATGCAGATTTTTCGTGCTTTGCAGACCTTGCACTAACATCTCCTGAAGATTATTACATTGAAGGACAAGGATCATTATTACA ATGTGTTCTGACACCAGGTGATCCGTACATGCCCTTACCGAATGATGAAATTATTTCGAGGGTAGCAAAACAG GTTCTAGCACTGTTTCCATCAGCTCAAGGCTTAGAAGTAACCTGGTCATCTGTTGTTAAAATTGGGCAATCTCTATACCGCGAGGGACCTGGTAAAGATCCATTCAGACCTGATCAGAAGACACCGGTGAAGAATTTCTTTCTCGCTGGCTCTTACACCAAGCAG GACTACATAGACAGCATGGAAGGTGCAACCTTGTCAGGTCGACAAGCTTCAGCATATATCTGTGACACCGGCGAAGAATTGGTGGATCTGCGGAAGGTGCTTGCTACCCAGTTTAAAGATGAGATAAAATTTGCAAATATAAAAGATGAATTGAGCTTAGTATAA